AATTATAAAATAATTTCTATAAATGAAGAAGAGGTTATAGAAAAGGTAAAAGTTATCAAAAAAGAAATTCTTTTACTCCTCTCTCAAAATAACTATCTCTTTTAAATGTGAAAAATTTCTCTTGATATTGAATACGTCAAAATAATTGAATAATTTAGTTTTGAATTTTAAAAAATTAGCAAAGGGGATAAGAAAAAATAATAAAAAATTTAAATGTGAAAAATTTTCTTAAGTTTGAACCTAATTAAAATTAAATCTAAATAAGGAGGTAGAAAAGATGGCAGGAGGAAAAGCTAAAGAAATTGAAAAAGAAATTGAAAAGGAGGCACGAATTAGTGAAGCTGAAGTTGCAGTTCATTGGGGAGAAGAAGAATATATCGAACCTCCAGAGGAAATTAAAAGACAAGCTTACGTAACAGATCCAACTTTTAGAGAAAAATTTAAAGAAGAGAATTTTCCAGAATGTTTTCATATCTATGCTGATCTTTTAGATTGGGATAGATATTGGCATACGACTCTTGATACCTCTAATCCACCTTTTTGGAAATGGTTTGTAGGAGGGAAACTTAATGCCTGTTATAATTGTGTAGATCGCCACTTGAAAAAATATGGGAATAAAGCTGCAATAATATGGGTTCCTGAACCTGAAGATGAACCAAAAAGAGTATTGACTTACTATGACTTATACTATCAAGTAAATGTGGTTGCTTCTGTATTACAATCTTTAGGGCTCAAAGCCGGTGATACAGTTACATTATATATGCCAATGGTTCCTGAATTACCAATTACTATGCTTGCTTGTGCGCGTTTAGGAATAATTCACTCTCAAGTTTTTTCAGGATTTAGCGGGCCTGCTTGTGCTGAAAGAATTATTGATGCAGAAAGTAAAGTATTAATTACTATAGATGGATATTGGAGAAATGGTAAATGGATTGATCATAAAAAAAATGCTGATATAGCTGTTAATGTTGCTGCAGAAAGAGGACATAAAGTTGAAAAAGTTCTTATATGGCAAAGATATCGAGACAGATATAATTCTGAATCAAAACCTATTGAAGGAAGAGACTTTTTAATGAAAGACCTTTTAAAAGAACATAGAGGTAAAAAAGTACCTTATGTTCCTATGCCAGCAGAAGCACCACTTTTTATAATGTATACTTCTGGTTCTACAGGTAAACCTAAAGGATGTGTCCATTCTATAGGAGGATATTTAGCTTATGTAGCTGGTACTTGTAAATATATACATGATATTCATCCTGAAGATATTCATTGGTGTATGGCTGATATTGGATGGATAACAGGTCATAGTTATATAGTTTATGGTCCTTTAGCTTTAGGAGCAACTGTATTAATATATGAGGGTGTTCCTACCTATCCTGATCCTGATAGACCTTGGAGAATTGCTGAAAGATATGGAGTTACAATTTTACATACAGCTCCTACTGCTATTCGTTTACTTAAAAAATTAGGTAGTGATCCTTCAAAGTACGACTATAAATTTAGAATTTTAGTTACAGTTGGAGAACCTATAGAACCTGAAGTTTGGAGATGGTATTATACAGCTGTAGGTAAAAAACAAGCAGTAGTTCTTGATACTTGGTGGCAAACAGAAACTGGAGGCTGGTTATGTGCCCATTTACCAGGTGTAGAGCCAATGAAACTAGGAAGTACAGGTCCTGGTGCGTTAGGAATTTATCCTGTAATTTATGATGAAAACGGTAATGAAATACCTCCAGGTTCAGGTAAAGCAGGATACATTTGCATAAAAAATCCCTGGCCTGGAAGAATGCTTACTATATGGAAAAATCCAGAAAGAATGATAAAGGGTTATTATGAAAAATTCTGTAAAAATAAAGAAAGTAAAGACTGGCGTGACTGGCCTTATATAGCAGGTGATGCAGCTACATGTGATAAAAGAGGATATTTTAGAATTCTTGGAAGAATGGATGATATAATTAATGTGGCAGGGCACAGACTTGGTACAAAAGAAATTGAATCAGCAGCTCTTACTGTAGAAGGAGTTGCAGAAGCAGCAGTAGTTCCAAAAATAGATGAACTTAAAGGACATGTTCCTGATCTTTACATATCTCTTAAAGATGGTTATGAGCCTTCTCCTGAAATAGCAGAAAAAGTTAAAATGGCAGTTAGAAATATAATTGGTCCTATTGCAACTCCTGCCCATGTATACATAGTTCCTGATATGCCAAAAACTCGTTCAGGTAAAATTATGCGTAGAGTACTTGCTTGTATATCAAATGGAAGAAAAGACTTTGGAGACCTTACAACACTTATAGATCCAAGTATAGTTGAAAAAATTTGGGAGATAGTACACGGTGAAGGATTAACATTTTAAAATCATCAAAAATTAAATCTCAAAGCCCCCTTTAATGGGGGCTTTTTTTATTTAGATAGTAATTTATAATTAAATCTGTGAAAGATTTTGAATTATGGATTCCTACTAAAGTTATCTTTGGCAAAAAAGCTCTAAAGCAGATTCCTAAAGAACTTTCCAGTTTTGGCAAAAAGGCTCTATGGGTTTATGGGAGAAGTTCTATAAAAATAACAGGGCTTTATAAAAAAATAAAAGAAATTTTAATTCAAGAAAATATAGAATTCATAGAACTTGGTGGAGTCAAATCTAATCCCTTTTTATCTAAAGTCTTAGAAGGGATAGAAATAGCTAAAAAACAAAAAGTAGATTTTATTTTAGCTGTAGGTGGAGGAAGTGTAATTGACACAGCAAAGGCTATTGCTTGTGGATATTATTATGAAGGAAATGTATGGGATTTTTTTGAGAAGAAAGCATATCCTGAAAAAGCTTTACCTATAATTGTAGTTTTAACTATTGCAGGAACAGGCTCGGAACTCAATGAAGTAAGTGTGATTACTCATGATATAAAAAAAGTAAAACACTCCTTAAGAAGTCCTTTACTATTTCCTAAAGTATCCTTTTTAGATCCTACATTAACCTTTACAGTATCTCCAGAGCATACAGCTTATGGAGCAGTTGATGCCTTTTCTCATGTTTTTGAATTTTTTGTGAATAGAGAATACAAAAAAGATTCCTTGGTAGAAGATCTAATGATTGTAATTATGAAAAATATTATAAAATGGTCTAAAATTGCGCTTAAAGAACCTGATAATTATGAAGCAAGGGCAAATTTAATGTGGGCAAGCTCTTTAGCACTATGTGGATTAATAAAGGCAGGTATCGGAAGTTATAGGTTTCCTATACATGCTATAGAACATACTCTAAGCGGAGGTTATGATATACCTCATGGGTTAGGACTTGCTATTTTAATGCGAGCTTGGATGAAAATACATAGAAAAGATGAGATAATTAGAAAATTCTTTACTAAAGTATTTGATTTACCTATTCCAGAGAAAGGAATAGAATTTTTTGAGAATTGGCTAAGAGAGCTTAGAATCCCAATGAGTTTAAAAGAAATTGGGATACCAAAAGAAGATATTGATACTTTAGTTGATAAAGCTTTTGAAATTTTTTTACTTTATGGTGCAGAAAAAGAATATCCTAAGGAAAAAATAAGAGAAATATTAGAAACAGCTTTCTTTTAAAATTATAAATGGAGGTTTGAAATGATTTGGAAAATAGGATTTTTTGAAATAGAAAAAGATTGGGAAAAGAACCTTTATCTTAAAAAATTTAAAGAAACTTTAAAAGAAAAAATTGAAGATACAGAAATTTATTTTTATGAAGAAACTTTAAATGAAAATAATGTTAAAAGGTTTAGGGATTTAAATATAATAATAATTCATGCTGAATCAAAAATTAATTCAACAGTAGTAGAAAATTTGGTAGATACAAAACTTTTAATTACCCGGACCACCGGAACAGATCATATAGATGTTTTAAGTTGTGAGAAAAAAGGAATTTTAGTAGCTAATTGCCCAGTTTATGCTTCTACCACGGTAGCAGAACATACAGTTGCTTTAATGTTTGCTTTAGCAAGGAAATTAAAAATTGCTATAGATAAGAATAAAAAGTTAGATTTTTCAAGAGATGAACTAATGGGTATAGATCTTTTTGGCAAAACCGTAGGAATTATTGGAACAGGAAGAATAGGGAGTGAAATCGCAAGAATTGTTTATGGAATTGGTATGAAAATTTTAGCTACAGATGTTTCTCCTAATAATGAACTTGTGGAGAAATATAAAGTTAAATATGTAGATTTAGAAACTTTACTAAAAGAGTCTGACATTATTATAGTTATGGTTCCATATTATTCTCAGACTCATCATCTTATTAATAGAGAAAACATCAAACTTGTTAAGGAGGATGCTATTTTTATTAATACTGCCCGTGGACCTATAGTTGATATTGAAGCTTTAATATGGGCTTTAAAAAATAACAAACTTCAAGGCGGAATAGCGATGGATGTCTTTGAAGGTGAAAGGGTTCTTATGGAGTTTCAAAATAATTTAATTAATGGAGCATTTACTGCAGAGGAATATGAAAGGGCTCTAAAAACTTTAAGTTTATTAAATTATTCTAATATAATTTTTACTCCTCACATTGCTTATTATACTAAAGAGGCTATGGAAAGAGTGATAGATTGGGTTGTTGAAAATATTTCAAGATTTTTAGTATGTCAAGTATTACCCTTTCAATATAAATTTTATTTTTGAACCTTCCATTCAGTGATTAAAAAATTATCTATAGTGAAATAATTTACTATTTTAAGTCTTAGAACTTTTTTAAGACTTTTGAAACCTTCTCCTCCGATTAAAGTAGGAACATTTTCTCCGCCTACCAAAACAGGGAGATGAATTATCCTTATTTCATCAATAAAGCCCTTTCTTGCTAATTCCCAATTTATTGAAGAACCACCTTCTACCATAAATTTTCTAATGCCTCTTTCATAAAGCATAGGAAGAAGTAAATCAAAATCAACTAAATCTTCTCCTGCTAAAATTACTTCAGCTCCAAGTGCTTTTATTTTTTCAATTCTTTCTTGAGGAGCCCTTTTTGTAGTAACAATAATAGTAGGAGCATCCTTTGAAAATATATTTGCATTTAAAGGAACATTAGCAGTGGAACAGGGAATTACTCTTATAGGATTTTTTCCTTCTACATATCTTACAGTAAGACTTGGGTCATCAGTTCTTACTGTTTCACAACCAACCATTATTGCATCTACTTGAGCTCTTATACTATGAAGATATTTATAAACTTCTTCTGTCATAAGACTCATTAATTCTTTACTTGATGCTCCTCTATAAAGAGTAAGTTTTCCATCAATAGTTACTTCAGAAACTATAATAATATAAGGTCTATTCATCAGAAATCTCCCCAAAATTTTTATAAAGATAAACTAATCTATGTAAAAGAGAAAATAGAGTAAGAAGAGTTATTATTTTTATTCCATAACTTAAACCTATAGGTGCATTTAATTTTTCTAAAATAGTAAAGATAATAAGAAAAATATGAGTTTCAGGTCTTCCAAAAAATCCCACATTTTCTAAGGGATCTTTTATTTTTCCTTTTATTTTTACTTCATATCCTATTTCAGCGTAAACTACTGGTTTTATAAAAGAATGAAGCATAGTTGCAGTGATTGCTAAAATTGACCAAAAGGGATCAGCATAAAAGTATCCTACAACTCCAAGAACTAAACCATCTACCCATTTATCAGCAATCCAATCAAAAACTGCTCCAAATTTAGTAGGTTTACCAGAAAGTCTTGCTACAATTCCATCAGATAAATCAAAAATTCCTGAGGTTGCTAAAAGGGACATAGCAACAATTAAATTTCCATTATAATAAGCTAAAGCCGAAGCAGTTCCTATTAAAAGAGATAAAAAGGTAATTAAATTAGCAGGAAAATGAAGTTTATATAAGAGGGTTCCAACAGGAGCATATATTTTTTCGAAATATTCTTTTTTCCCTGTTAAATTCATAATAAGAAAGTTTATAAAAATATACTAATTTATTCTACAAGTAAAAAAAGAAAAGTCAAGAAAAATTAGAGATAAGTTCTCAGTTAAGAATATTTTAAACTTCTACTCCTCTTTCTCTTAGCTCTTGTAACTTTCTTTCTCTACAGGTTTTACATCTAAATTCTGGTTGAGGGTCGCTTAATTTGTCATAATTTTTTGTTTTTACCAGTCTATATCCCTCGCATATTTCACCACAGTCAGCACATACGACATTTTCTTTAATTTGCCAAAGTGGATAAAATGCTGGTATTTTAAAATGGGATTTAAATATAGCTTTATCTACAAACCAAAAAACATTGGCAAGAATAAACTGATTAAGTAAAAAGGCTGGGATAGTATGGATTCTTAAGTAATCACTTAATAAAAACTGTAACAAAGCTCCAGCAATGCCTGAAAGAAAAATCCAACGACCAAAAACATATACAAGCCAAGTTTTCATATTTTTAACCCCCTTTACTTTAATATAATATAATATAATAAAAATTATACCAAGAAAAAGAGAAACTGATAAGCATACACTTGACGAAAAGAAAAAATTATGAAATAATTTACAATTAAGTAAGTACTTACAAACAATGGCAGATAGAACTAAAGAAAAAATTTTAAATACTGCTTTAAAACTTTTTTCTCAAAAAGGTTATTTAGGTGCAACAACTAAAGAGATTGCTAAGTCCGCTGGAATAGCAGAAGTAACTTTATTTAGATATTTCCCTTCAAAATCTGCTTTGTTTGAGGAAGTAATTAATACCTATTCTTTTTTGCCCACTTTAAGAGAGACTCTTGAAAAAGTTAAAAATGAGCCCTGTGAAAAGGCACTTAAGATTATTGCTAAAGAATTTTTAAAAGTATTAGAAACTAAAAAGGATCTTATAAAGATAATGCATTCCGAGATGCATAGATATCCAGAAGAGATTAAAAAAATACATGAAAATATAATAGAAAAAACTATAACAGTACTTTCTGATTATTTTAAAAATTTACAAGAGAATAAGATTTTACGTGAAATTAATACTGTTTTTGCAGCAAGAGCATTTTTAGGGATGTTTTTTTCTTATTTTTATGGAAAAGAAATAAGGGAATGCTTAAATCTCAAAAAGGAGGATCCAGAAGAGGTAATAAATGCCTATATTGACCTATTTTTAAAAGGCATATTAAAGATAGCAAAGGAATAAGATAAAGATATTGATAATGTGATTAGCTGTGTTATATTAATGAACGGGTTAAATTATAATTTTTGCCCGGGTGGCGGAATTAGGTAGACGCTGTGGACTTAAAATCCACTGGAGGTAAAACCTCCGTGCCGGTTCGAGTCCGGCCCCGGGCATTCTTAATTTAAAATCAAATTAAAAATTATCTTTCATCTTTTCAAATTTTATCTTTTTAAAAAATTTTAATTCTTACCCTCTTTACTCCAATTATAAATATGTGTTAAAATTAAAAACTTCAAAAAATTCATTTTTTAAAGGGTGTAAAGTATGGAAAAAGTTCTTATGCTTGGGGCAGAGGCTATAGCAAGAGGAGCAATAGAGGCAGGAATCTCTTATGCTACCTCTTATCCAGGTACACCAGCAACTCAAATTTTAGAATATATAGCCCTAAATACTGATATTCCCTGTGAATGGTCTATAAATGAAAAAGTAGCTCTTGAAGTAGCTTATGGAGTTAGCTTGACAGGAAGAAGAGTTTTATGTTCTATGAAACACGTAGGGCTTAATGTAGCTGCAGATCCTTTTATAACTTTAAGTTATCTTGGAATAAGAGGGGGATTAGTAATTGCAGTAGGAGATGACCCTGGATCTTATTCATCTCAGAATGAACAAGATTCTCGATTTTATGCTTATTTTGCTAAAATTCCCTGTCTTGAGCCTTTTGATGGAGAAACAGCTAAATCTTATACAAAATTAGCCTTTGATATTTCAGAAGAGCTTGGATTACCTGTAATGATAAGAAGTCAAACCAGGCTTCTTCATTGCTATAGTCCTGTAACTTTAGAAAATATTAAATCTCAAAAAAGTATAAATTTATTTAAAGATCCTCAGCATTTGATTGCTATTCCTGCTCATGTAATTCCTCTTCATAAAGAATTAAATGCAAAACAATCAAAAATATTAAAAATTCTTGAAAAATATAAATTTAATGAAATAATCCCTGGAAATGAAAAAATAGGAATTATTGCTTGTGGACTCACCTTTACCTATGCTTTAGAGTTGAAAAAAAATATTCCTATTTTAAAAATTACTGCTTATCCTGTAGAAGAGGGACTTCTTAAAGAATTTTTGAGTAAAGTTGATGAAGTAATTGTTTTAGAGGAAGGATATCCCTTTTTAGAAAAAATAATCAGGTGTTTTCATCCTAAAGTAAAAGGGAAACTTTCAGGGGATCTTCCTTCAGAAGGGGAGCTTGGGATAGATCCTATTTTAGAACTTTTTGGGAAAAAAAGAAAAGATCCTATTGCTTCTATCCCGAAAAGACCTCCATTTTTATGTCCTGGGTGTCCCCATAGAGAATTTTATAAAGCACTTTTAGAAGCAAGACCTAATTTTGTCACAGGGGATATCGGATGTTATACCCTTGGTTGTTTACCTCCTCTTTCAGCACTTGATACTTGTCTTTGTATGGGAGCCAGTATAAGTAAAGCTGTAGGTATTGCAAAGCAAGGAATAAAAAGGGTAGCTGCTGTAATTGGTGATTCAACTTTTTGGCACTCAGGAATTCCAGCTTTAATTAATGCAGTTTATAATAAAGCTAATATTCTCGTTTGTATCCTTGATAATTCTGTAGTAGCAATGACAGGACACCAACCTACTCCCCATCTGGGTTTAACAGCAAAAAGTGAAAAGACTAAAAAATTAGATTTAGTTGAAATTTGTAAAGCCTGTGGAGTTGATTCTGTATGTGAAATAGATCCTTTTAAAAAAGAAGAGATGATTTCTGCTTTAAAAAGAGGTCTTGATACACCAGGAGTTCATGTAGTAATTTCAAAGAGACCTTGTATATTTGTAGCTAAAAAATTTAAAGAGGTTTAATTTTATAAAGATTCTACAGTTTTGCTATCTAAAAGTTTTACGCCTTTTTTTTGGAGAAGATCTATGGTTTTATCAAGATTGTTTGTTCTTAAAACTACTAAAGCTTCTTCTCCCTTTTTTTCAACAAAAGCATACACATATTCCACATTAATATCACCTTCATAAAGTATTTTTAAAACCTCAGCAAGTCCTCCAGGTTTATCTTTAACTCCTACTGCGAGAACATTAGTTATTTTAGTTGTAAAGCCTGCATCCTCCAGAGCTTTTTTAGCTTTTTCAGGATCATTTACAATCATTCGCAAGATACCAAATTCAGAGGTATCTGCAATGGAGAGAGCTCTAATATTTACATCTGCTTTTGCTAATGTATCTAAAGCCTCGTAAAGTCTTCCCTTTTTATTTTCTAAAAACACAGAAATTTGTTTAATTTTCATAATTTTGCATCCTCCTTTTTAAGTTAATCCTCTTTTATCAATAACTCTTTTTGCTTTTCCTTCGCTTCTTGGCAAACTTTTAGGTTCTACTAAAGTTACTTTTACTCTTATTCCTACTGTTTCTTCAATTCTTTTTTCAAGTTTTCTTCTTAACTCTTCAATTTTTCTCACCTCATCTGAAAAAATTTCTTTAGACATCTCTACTTGGACTTCTATTTCATCAAGATATTGCGGTCTGGTTAGAATAATTTGATAATGTGGTTCTACTCCTTGCACCTCAAGTATAGCTTTTTCAATTTGATAAGGAAATAACATTACTCCTCTTACTTTAATCATATCATCAGTTCTTCCTCTTATTCTTTCAATTCTTATTGAGGTTCTTCCGCAAGAACAGATTCCGGGAATAAAAGCAGTAATATCTCTTGTTCTAAATCTTAACATAGGAACTCCTTTTTTAGTTA
The window above is part of the Thermodesulfobacterium geofontis OPF15 genome. Proteins encoded here:
- a CDS encoding TetR/AcrR family transcriptional regulator, which translates into the protein MADRTKEKILNTALKLFSQKGYLGATTKEIAKSAGIAEVTLFRYFPSKSALFEEVINTYSFLPTLRETLEKVKNEPCEKALKIIAKEFLKVLETKKDLIKIMHSEMHRYPEEIKKIHENIIEKTITVLSDYFKNLQENKILREINTVFAARAFLGMFFSYFYGKEIRECLNLKKEDPEEVINAYIDLFLKGILKIAKE
- a CDS encoding iron-containing alcohol dehydrogenase, with the translated sequence MKDFELWIPTKVIFGKKALKQIPKELSSFGKKALWVYGRSSIKITGLYKKIKEILIQENIEFIELGGVKSNPFLSKVLEGIEIAKKQKVDFILAVGGGSVIDTAKAIACGYYYEGNVWDFFEKKAYPEKALPIIVVLTIAGTGSELNEVSVITHDIKKVKHSLRSPLLFPKVSFLDPTLTFTVSPEHTAYGAVDAFSHVFEFFVNREYKKDSLVEDLMIVIMKNIIKWSKIALKEPDNYEARANLMWASSLALCGLIKAGIGSYRFPIHAIEHTLSGGYDIPHGLGLAILMRAWMKIHRKDEIIRKFFTKVFDLPIPEKGIEFFENWLRELRIPMSLKEIGIPKEDIDTLVDKAFEIFLLYGAEKEYPKEKIREILETAFF
- a CDS encoding NAD(P)-dependent oxidoreductase yields the protein MIWKIGFFEIEKDWEKNLYLKKFKETLKEKIEDTEIYFYEETLNENNVKRFRDLNIIIIHAESKINSTVVENLVDTKLLITRTTGTDHIDVLSCEKKGILVANCPVYASTTVAEHTVALMFALARKLKIAIDKNKKLDFSRDELMGIDLFGKTVGIIGTGRIGSEIARIVYGIGMKILATDVSPNNELVEKYKVKYVDLETLLKESDIIIVMVPYYSQTHHLINRENIKLVKEDAIFINTARGPIVDIEALIWALKNNKLQGGIAMDVFEGERVLMEFQNNLINGAFTAEEYERALKTLSLLNYSNIIFTPHIAYYTKEAMERVIDWVVENISRFLVCQVLPFQYKFYF
- a CDS encoding thiamine pyrophosphate-dependent enzyme, whose amino-acid sequence is MEKVLMLGAEAIARGAIEAGISYATSYPGTPATQILEYIALNTDIPCEWSINEKVALEVAYGVSLTGRRVLCSMKHVGLNVAADPFITLSYLGIRGGLVIAVGDDPGSYSSQNEQDSRFYAYFAKIPCLEPFDGETAKSYTKLAFDISEELGLPVMIRSQTRLLHCYSPVTLENIKSQKSINLFKDPQHLIAIPAHVIPLHKELNAKQSKILKILEKYKFNEIIPGNEKIGIIACGLTFTYALELKKNIPILKITAYPVEEGLLKEFLSKVDEVIVLEEGYPFLEKIIRCFHPKVKGKLSGDLPSEGELGIDPILELFGKKRKDPIASIPKRPPFLCPGCPHREFYKALLEARPNFVTGDIGCYTLGCLPPLSALDTCLCMGASISKAVGIAKQGIKRVAAVIGDSTFWHSGIPALINAVYNKANILVCILDNSVVAMTGHQPTPHLGLTAKSEKTKKLDLVEICKACGVDSVCEIDPFKKEEMISALKRGLDTPGVHVVISKRPCIFVAKKFKEV
- a CDS encoding ACT domain-containing protein; translated protein: MKIKQISVFLENKKGRLYEALDTLAKADVNIRALSIADTSEFGILRMIVNDPEKAKKALEDAGFTTKITNVLAVGVKDKPGGLAEVLKILYEGDINVEYVYAFVEKKGEEALVVLRTNNLDKTIDLLQKKGVKLLDSKTVESL
- the acs gene encoding acetate--CoA ligase is translated as MAGGKAKEIEKEIEKEARISEAEVAVHWGEEEYIEPPEEIKRQAYVTDPTFREKFKEENFPECFHIYADLLDWDRYWHTTLDTSNPPFWKWFVGGKLNACYNCVDRHLKKYGNKAAIIWVPEPEDEPKRVLTYYDLYYQVNVVASVLQSLGLKAGDTVTLYMPMVPELPITMLACARLGIIHSQVFSGFSGPACAERIIDAESKVLITIDGYWRNGKWIDHKKNADIAVNVAAERGHKVEKVLIWQRYRDRYNSESKPIEGRDFLMKDLLKEHRGKKVPYVPMPAEAPLFIMYTSGSTGKPKGCVHSIGGYLAYVAGTCKYIHDIHPEDIHWCMADIGWITGHSYIVYGPLALGATVLIYEGVPTYPDPDRPWRIAERYGVTILHTAPTAIRLLKKLGSDPSKYDYKFRILVTVGEPIEPEVWRWYYTAVGKKQAVVLDTWWQTETGGWLCAHLPGVEPMKLGSTGPGALGIYPVIYDENGNEIPPGSGKAGYICIKNPWPGRMLTIWKNPERMIKGYYEKFCKNKESKDWRDWPYIAGDAATCDKRGYFRILGRMDDIINVAGHRLGTKEIESAALTVEGVAEAAVVPKIDELKGHVPDLYISLKDGYEPSPEIAEKVKMAVRNIIGPIATPAHVYIVPDMPKTRSGKIMRRVLACISNGRKDFGDLTTLIDPSIVEKIWEIVHGEGLTF
- a CDS encoding 2,5-diamino-6-(ribosylamino)-4(3H)-pyrimidinone 5'-phosphate reductase — encoded protein: MNRPYIIIVSEVTIDGKLTLYRGASSKELMSLMTEEVYKYLHSIRAQVDAIMVGCETVRTDDPSLTVRYVEGKNPIRVIPCSTANVPLNANIFSKDAPTIIVTTKRAPQERIEKIKALGAEVILAGEDLVDFDLLLPMLYERGIRKFMVEGGSSINWELARKGFIDEIRIIHLPVLVGGENVPTLIGGEGFKSLKKVLRLKIVNYFTIDNFLITEWKVQK
- a CDS encoding CDP-alcohol phosphatidyltransferase family protein; translation: MNLTGKKEYFEKIYAPVGTLLYKLHFPANLITFLSLLIGTASALAYYNGNLIVAMSLLATSGIFDLSDGIVARLSGKPTKFGAVFDWIADKWVDGLVLGVVGYFYADPFWSILAITATMLHSFIKPVVYAEIGYEVKIKGKIKDPLENVGFFGRPETHIFLIIFTILEKLNAPIGLSYGIKIITLLTLFSLLHRLVYLYKNFGEISDE